A part of Haloarchaeobius sp. HME9146 genomic DNA contains:
- a CDS encoding DNA-directed DNA polymerase II small subunit encodes MPLEGSARIVGELASHGYNAEREAVTLIATADDPTGTLRAVVDAAGPDTIVITAEDVQTVRDAAPSSAPVPDPKGTATTDAETADTDPSVSGGDSTDEPTNGATAPVETGGSFERSGDRSHRSLDIAGDITGQSTGTGEYKDFVKVFRDRYDKLSSKLRGRVNHRPTTAIESMAPGSEVAIVGMVNDIRSTASGHWLVELEDTKGTFPCLVMKDRDIAELVDELLCDEVIAIEGTLSDDAGIVFVDAMHFPDVPRTYEPSYADRHVQAALISDVHVGSQEFMHDEWDAFCDWLYTEEAEHVEYLLIAGDMVEGVGVYPNQDEELDVVDIYEQYETFNEKLKQVPGDLEIVMIPGNHDAVRLAEPQPGFDDELRSIMSAHDARITGNPSTVTIEGVSVLMYHGVSLDEVIAELPEDKASYEEPHKAMYQLLKKRHVAPQYGGHTRLAPEEKDYLVIEDVPDIFHTGHVHKLGFGKYHNVLAINSGCWQEQTDFQKSVNINPDSGYAPIVDLDTLDVTVRKFS; translated from the coding sequence GTGCCACTGGAGGGGTCCGCACGCATCGTCGGCGAGCTCGCGAGCCACGGCTACAACGCAGAACGCGAGGCTGTGACGCTCATCGCGACGGCCGACGACCCGACTGGAACCCTCCGCGCAGTCGTCGATGCGGCCGGCCCGGACACCATCGTCATCACCGCGGAAGACGTCCAGACGGTCCGCGACGCAGCGCCCTCCTCTGCGCCGGTTCCGGACCCGAAGGGGACCGCGACCACGGACGCCGAGACTGCAGACACCGACCCCTCCGTTTCGGGTGGAGATTCCACCGACGAACCAACGAATGGGGCCACTGCTCCAGTCGAAACAGGGGGGTCGTTCGAACGCTCCGGCGACCGCTCCCACCGCTCGCTCGACATCGCCGGCGACATCACCGGCCAGAGCACCGGAACTGGCGAGTACAAGGACTTCGTGAAGGTGTTCCGCGACCGCTACGACAAGCTCTCCAGCAAGCTGCGGGGTCGCGTCAACCACCGCCCCACGACCGCCATCGAGTCGATGGCGCCGGGGAGCGAGGTCGCCATCGTCGGGATGGTGAACGACATCCGGTCGACCGCTTCGGGCCACTGGCTGGTCGAACTGGAGGACACCAAGGGGACGTTCCCCTGCCTCGTGATGAAGGACCGCGACATCGCGGAACTGGTCGACGAGCTCCTCTGTGACGAGGTCATCGCCATCGAGGGGACGCTCTCTGACGACGCGGGCATCGTGTTCGTCGACGCGATGCACTTCCCCGACGTGCCCCGCACCTACGAACCGTCCTACGCCGACCGCCACGTCCAGGCCGCGCTCATCTCGGACGTCCACGTCGGCAGCCAGGAGTTCATGCACGACGAGTGGGACGCCTTCTGTGACTGGCTCTACACCGAGGAGGCCGAACACGTCGAGTACCTGCTCATCGCGGGCGACATGGTCGAGGGCGTCGGGGTGTACCCGAACCAGGACGAGGAACTCGACGTCGTCGACATCTACGAGCAGTACGAGACGTTCAACGAGAAGCTCAAGCAGGTGCCCGGCGACCTCGAGATCGTCATGATTCCGGGGAACCACGACGCGGTTCGCCTCGCCGAACCCCAGCCCGGGTTCGACGACGAGCTCCGGAGCATCATGTCGGCCCACGACGCCCGAATTACGGGCAACCCCTCGACGGTGACTATCGAGGGCGTTTCCGTTCTCATGTACCACGGCGTCTCCCTGGACGAGGTCATCGCGGAGCTCCCCGAGGACAAGGCGAGCTACGAGGAGCCACACAAGGCGATGTACCAGCTCCTGAAGAAGCGCCACGTCGCGCCGCAGTACGGTGGTCACACCCGCCTCGCCCCCGAGGAGAAGGACTACCTCGTCATCGAGGACGTGCCGGACATCTTCCACACCGGCCACGTCCACAAGCTCGGCTTCGGGAAGTACCACAACGTCCTCGCCATCAACTCCGGCTGCTGGCAGGAACAGACCGACTTCCAGAAGTCCGTCAACATCAATCCCGACTCCGGCTACGCGCCCATCGTCGACCTCGACACGCTCGACGTGACCGTCAGAAAGTTCTCCTGA
- a CDS encoding Cdc6/Cdc18 family protein: MTDKEEAGDDEPDRERPGKIETSRDFSVDLDDVVLDEEEEEESQGLFDDLLSGEPIFENKEVLRPSYTPHELPHRKEQINKMATILVAALRGETPSNILIYGKTGTGKTASAKFVSNELESTSKKYEVPCSVEYINCEVTDTQYRVLAQLANKFIDENEEIIDRRIDELEELLDALDEQGSVADSADDRHGSAGQSHPLTGTEFESREAVRDRIESLREDQDEFESVPMTGWPTDRVYSVFFDAVDYEERVVVIMLDEIDKLVEKSGDDTLYNLSRMNSELENSRVSIMGISNDLKFTDFLDPRVKSSLGEEEIVFPPYDANQLRDILQHRSDVAFKEGALTGDVIPLCAAFAAQEHGDARRALDLLRTAGELAERSQSEVVDEEHVRQAQDKIELDRVVEVVRTLPTQSKLVLFAIILLEKNGVHNINTGEVFNIYKRLCEEIDADVLTQRRVTDLISELDMLGIVNAVVVSKGRYGRTKEISLSVPIDETEAVLMSDSRLGDIENIQPFVQARFNN; encoded by the coding sequence ATGACCGATAAAGAAGAGGCGGGCGATGACGAGCCAGACCGGGAGCGACCCGGGAAGATAGAGACCTCACGAGACTTCAGCGTCGACCTCGACGACGTCGTCCTCGACGAGGAGGAAGAGGAGGAATCACAGGGGCTGTTCGACGACCTCCTCAGCGGGGAACCCATCTTCGAGAACAAGGAGGTGCTTCGCCCCTCCTACACGCCACACGAGCTCCCTCATCGGAAGGAGCAGATCAACAAGATGGCGACCATCCTCGTCGCCGCGCTCCGTGGCGAGACCCCCTCCAACATCCTCATCTACGGGAAGACGGGGACCGGGAAGACCGCCAGCGCGAAGTTCGTCTCGAACGAACTCGAGAGCACGTCGAAGAAGTACGAGGTGCCGTGTTCCGTCGAGTACATCAACTGCGAGGTGACGGACACCCAGTACCGCGTGCTGGCCCAGCTCGCGAACAAGTTCATCGACGAGAACGAGGAGATAATCGACCGTCGAATCGACGAGCTCGAAGAGCTGCTGGACGCCCTCGACGAGCAGGGGTCGGTCGCTGACTCGGCCGACGACCGCCACGGCAGCGCCGGGCAGTCACACCCACTGACCGGGACGGAGTTCGAGTCCAGGGAGGCGGTTCGCGACCGCATCGAGTCCCTCCGCGAGGACCAGGACGAGTTCGAGAGCGTCCCGATGACGGGGTGGCCGACCGACCGCGTCTACAGCGTGTTCTTCGACGCGGTCGACTACGAGGAACGCGTGGTCGTCATCATGCTCGACGAGATCGACAAGCTGGTCGAGAAATCGGGCGACGACACCCTGTACAACCTCTCGCGGATGAACTCCGAACTCGAGAACTCCCGTGTGAGCATCATGGGTATCTCGAACGACCTGAAGTTCACCGACTTCCTCGACCCCCGCGTCAAGTCCAGCCTCGGCGAGGAGGAGATCGTCTTCCCACCCTACGACGCGAACCAGCTCCGGGACATCCTCCAGCACCGTTCCGACGTGGCGTTCAAAGAGGGTGCGCTGACGGGTGACGTCATCCCGCTGTGTGCCGCCTTCGCCGCACAGGAACACGGTGACGCCCGTCGGGCACTCGACCTGCTCCGGACTGCCGGCGAACTCGCCGAGCGCTCGCAGTCCGAGGTCGTCGACGAGGAGCACGTCCGGCAGGCCCAGGACAAGATCGAGCTCGACCGCGTGGTCGAGGTGGTACGCACCCTCCCCACGCAGAGCAAACTCGTCCTGTTCGCCATCATCCTCTTGGAGAAGAACGGCGTCCACAACATCAACACGGGTGAGGTGTTCAACATCTACAAGCGCCTCTGCGAGGAGATCGACGCCGACGTGCTCACCCAGCGCCGCGTCACCGACCTCATCTCCGAACTCGACATGCTCGGCATCGTGAACGCGGTCGTCGTCTCGAAAGGCCGGTACGGCCGCACCAAGGAGATCAGTCTGTCCGTGCCCATCGACGAGACCGAGGCCGTACTCATGAGCGACTCGCGGCTGGGCGACATCGAGAACATCCAGCCGTTCGTGCAGGCCCGGTTCAACAACTGA
- a CDS encoding S26 family signal peptidase — MTGPGNADDPDDADRPDGRDGDPAAPGDDQGPTDEWEWVSDESSPDDADGSEPLGTTPEQDRVVDADADAATPPPQPNGNGDDSEEFDGPIDWFFNTSDPWVQTIRDIGSSVLTVALIGLVLFAVSGVWPPLVAVESGSMEPHMHKNDLVFIVDQDRYAPDGGIEGTGVVTYQHARTNGGYWSFGDYGNVIVYQPYGDVRRTPIIHRAMFYVERGENWYDRANESYLDGADSCAEIANNACPAPHAGFITKGDNQVTNDHYDQVGGQSNIVRPEWVQGKAKVRIPFLGWVRLQFANLASATASTGPATLAGLRLQLGLFAAGLGTVVSRRRGWL; from the coding sequence ATGACCGGACCCGGCAACGCCGACGACCCTGACGACGCCGACCGGCCCGACGGTCGCGACGGCGACCCGGCCGCCCCCGGCGACGACCAGGGTCCGACAGACGAGTGGGAGTGGGTCAGTGACGAATCGAGTCCCGACGACGCCGACGGGTCCGAACCGCTCGGAACCACCCCCGAACAAGACCGGGTCGTCGACGCCGACGCGGACGCCGCCACTCCGCCGCCACAGCCGAACGGGAACGGCGACGACTCGGAAGAGTTCGACGGCCCCATCGACTGGTTCTTCAACACGAGCGACCCGTGGGTCCAGACGATTCGCGACATCGGCAGCAGTGTCCTGACCGTCGCTCTCATCGGGCTCGTCCTGTTCGCCGTCAGCGGGGTCTGGCCGCCACTCGTCGCGGTCGAGAGCGGGAGCATGGAGCCGCACATGCACAAGAACGACCTGGTCTTCATCGTCGACCAGGACCGGTACGCACCCGACGGGGGCATCGAAGGCACCGGGGTAGTGACGTACCAACACGCCAGGACCAACGGCGGCTACTGGAGTTTCGGTGACTACGGGAACGTCATCGTCTACCAGCCCTACGGGGACGTCCGGCGCACACCCATCATCCATCGCGCCATGTTCTACGTCGAGCGTGGCGAGAACTGGTACGACCGGGCGAACGAGAGCTACCTCGACGGCGCGGACTCGTGTGCCGAGATCGCCAATAACGCCTGTCCGGCCCCCCACGCCGGGTTCATCACCAAGGGCGACAACCAGGTGACCAACGACCACTACGACCAGGTCGGCGGCCAGTCCAACATCGTCCGACCCGAGTGGGTTCAGGGGAAAGCGAAGGTCCGCATCCCCTTCCTCGGCTGGGTGCGTCTCCAGTTCGCCAATCTCGCGAGCGCGACCGCCAGCACCGGGCCTGCGACGCTAGCCGGGCTTCGCCTGCAACTCGGGCTGTTCGCGGCCGGGCTGGGGACCGTCGTTTCGCGTCGACGCGGCTGGTTGTAG
- a CDS encoding aspartate kinase: MRVVAKFGGTSLGSGDRINRAADSVAAAVREGHEIAVVASAMGNTTDDLLDEITFEADESDRAEIVSMGERTSVRMLKAALTARGIDAVFLEPGHPDWPVVANENGEVNVEETKKRAAKIAAELDGVVPVITGFLAETMDGHITTLGRGGSDTTAVMLGKYFDADEVVIVTDVEGVMTGDPHVVEGARNVGQISVDELRNLSFRGAEVVAPSALSYKDDNLDVRVVHYQHGDLLSGGTQITGEFKHLVDMLEEPLACLTIAGRAIRNQSGVFHRLSEALAESDINIDAVASGMDSITFYVDESEAERSENILHREVVEDEMLSSVTVEDNIAVVRITGGELPNQPGVIAGIVNPLADAGINVHDIITSATSVAIFVTWEDREQTLEILQNLY, translated from the coding sequence ATGCGAGTAGTCGCGAAGTTCGGTGGGACGAGTCTCGGCAGCGGTGACCGTATCAACCGCGCCGCGGACTCCGTCGCCGCCGCCGTCCGCGAGGGCCACGAGATCGCCGTGGTCGCCAGCGCGATGGGGAACACGACCGACGACCTGCTCGACGAGATTACCTTCGAGGCCGACGAGTCCGACCGCGCCGAGATCGTCAGCATGGGCGAGCGGACCTCGGTCCGGATGCTCAAGGCCGCCCTCACCGCCCGCGGTATCGACGCCGTGTTCCTCGAACCCGGCCACCCTGACTGGCCGGTCGTCGCCAACGAGAACGGCGAGGTGAACGTCGAGGAGACGAAGAAGCGCGCCGCGAAGATCGCCGCAGAGCTCGACGGCGTCGTCCCGGTCATCACCGGCTTCCTCGCCGAGACCATGGATGGCCACATCACGACGCTGGGTCGCGGTGGCTCGGACACCACGGCCGTCATGCTCGGGAAGTACTTCGACGCCGACGAGGTCGTCATCGTGACCGACGTCGAGGGCGTCATGACCGGCGACCCCCACGTCGTCGAGGGTGCCCGGAACGTCGGCCAGATCTCGGTCGACGAACTCCGTAACCTCTCCTTCCGCGGGGCCGAGGTCGTCGCCCCGTCTGCGCTCTCCTACAAGGACGACAACCTCGACGTTCGCGTCGTCCACTACCAGCACGGCGACCTGCTCTCGGGCGGGACCCAGATCACCGGCGAGTTCAAGCACCTCGTCGACATGCTCGAAGAGCCCCTCGCCTGTCTCACCATCGCGGGCCGGGCCATCCGCAACCAGTCCGGTGTGTTCCACCGCCTCTCCGAAGCCCTGGCCGAGTCCGACATCAACATCGACGCGGTCGCCAGCGGCATGGACTCCATCACCTTCTACGTCGACGAGAGCGAGGCCGAGCGCTCCGAGAACATCCTCCACCGCGAGGTCGTCGAGGACGAGATGCTTTCCTCGGTGACCGTCGAGGACAACATCGCCGTCGTCCGCATCACGGGCGGCGAACTCCCGAACCAGCCCGGCGTCATCGCGGGTATCGTCAACCCGCTCGCCGACGCGGGCATCAACGTCCACGACATCATCACGAGTGCGACCAGCGTCGCCATCTTCGTCACCTGGGAGGACCGCGAGCAGACGCTGGAGATCCTCCAGAACCTGTACTGA